Proteins from a genomic interval of Gluconacetobacter diazotrophicus PA1 5:
- the surE gene encoding 5'/3'-nucleotidase SurE, whose amino-acid sequence MTGTNFAAKRILLTNDDGIDVPGLQVLEQVAAMLSPEVWVVAPEHDQSGTSHALSLHDPLRISEKGVRRYAVLGTPGDCVVMGVWHLMAGQGPDLILSGVNRGANLGIETVFSGTVGAAMTGMLLGIPSIALS is encoded by the coding sequence ATGACCGGAACGAACTTCGCTGCCAAACGCATTCTGCTGACCAACGACGATGGAATCGACGTGCCGGGCCTGCAGGTCCTGGAACAGGTCGCGGCCATGCTGTCGCCGGAGGTCTGGGTGGTCGCCCCCGAACACGACCAGAGCGGTACGTCGCACGCGCTGAGCCTGCACGACCCGCTGCGGATCAGCGAAAAGGGGGTGCGGCGTTATGCGGTGCTGGGAACGCCGGGCGATTGCGTCGTCATGGGCGTTTGGCACCTCATGGCCGGGCAGGGGCCGGACCTGATCCTGTCCGGGGTCAATCGCGGTGCCAACCTGGGGATCGAGACCGTCTTTTCCGGCACCGTGGGGGCGGCCATGACGGGAATGTTGCTGGGGATTCCCTCGATCGCGCTCAGCTAG
- a CDS encoding autotransporter outer membrane beta-barrel domain-containing protein produces MIRRTLVATLRKTVTTPMTVIQQASSEPESFLALIRRATTPRTGRHTHGASARLRVSVSSLAILCALRLALPHQASAQTVVVTSPLTGASNFNAGGADGTSGAGGTGTGVGGGTGGSSSGNNAAGGSVGGSSAGYGGTGFGGGGGGGAGGQIGNQGNGAGGGGGLDGSVSNGSAGGGAGGGVGTTVTAGSWTNNSSVSGAYGGNGGNGAPVMNSGGGGGGGAGVYASGSGSGSVTLINNAGAAIRGGFGGEYAGFGVNTTGIGGGGGGGTGVAGSNFTLTNAGTIAGGGGGYGYTGGSGGNGVGGTNFNLSNSGNVTGGNGYNGSLGGTGVAGSGFTLTNSGTIAGGLGGGSGGSGVAGSGFTLTNSGTITGGNGNYFTPPPTGGNGGTGVTGSGFSLTNTATVTGGNGSSGFDFDSGNGGNGGSGVAGSSFTLANSGAITGGNGGNGGDGGDGGDGGNDSYGQDSHNSNGNGGHGGGGVTGSGFTLTNTGTITGGDGGSGDGDGKGIDGSGGVGVTSTGGSTIVTSGQISGGVSAAGVQADAVDLSGGGNTLKLESGYGFTGNVVSTSGTTNGGDTLELGGTANGTFNLSQIVTTTPTSWTGTVQYSGFDRFLVTDSAVWTLTGSTNAVSIAASMQINNGATLQFDNGAAGISLAGTFTDNGILTIGGSAAAASLAGTGTANLAGILTLTNAADRFSGTIQGTGGLTIAGGNETLTGANTYSGGTTIEAGTLTVGSNTALGTGVLDMAQGTALAFGTNGLTLGNAIVLNGDPTVEIDSGTDTLAGTISDGATPGDLVKTGAGTLVLAGNSTYSGGTEVAAGTLQVDGAIASPVTVDTAGTLAGAGTIGTTTVSGTLAPGDAGVGTLHVNGNLTMAAGSTYQVDVTPAAALGHVAVTGAATLQGGTVAVTAGAGNWTTTRYTILTAGGGVTGQFAGVLTNLAFLTPTLAYDSDDVFLSLRRNTLDFAGVATTRNEVAAGNGLSGTTSGALYDALVQTDAATARHALNSLSGELHASARTALVQDSYYVRDAAVERLRGVECAPGAASGMKTAAGGKPTDGACQPDRASVWMQDYGSFGHNGGNGNAAGMGHSVGGFVLGADAPVLGWQVGGLVGYGHSSFDSGAVSSYGHSSNVSLGLYAGTHWGRLALRTGATYSWNMLSTTRNVGFTGFSNRLNTDYDGGTAQAFGDLGYRLDAGPAMIEPFANVAYVNLHTNGYIEHGGPAALAGRAMDTGVTYLFGPGIWWCIIFT; encoded by the coding sequence ATGATCCGCCGCACCCTGGTCGCAACCCTCAGAAAGACCGTCACCACACCCATGACCGTTATCCAGCAAGCCTCTTCCGAACCAGAATCGTTTCTCGCGCTCATCCGTCGTGCCACCACGCCACGAACAGGGCGCCACACGCATGGCGCCAGCGCCCGGTTGCGTGTCTCGGTCTCCAGCCTGGCCATCCTCTGCGCCCTCCGGCTGGCCCTGCCCCATCAGGCGTCGGCCCAGACCGTGGTCGTGACCTCTCCCCTGACGGGCGCTTCGAACTTCAATGCCGGTGGTGCGGACGGAACGTCAGGCGCCGGCGGCACGGGCACCGGTGTCGGCGGCGGTACGGGGGGATCTTCTTCTGGAAATAATGCCGCGGGGGGCAGCGTCGGTGGTTCTTCCGCCGGCTATGGCGGGACCGGCTTCGGCGGTGGTGGTGGCGGCGGCGCGGGCGGCCAGATCGGCAATCAGGGCAATGGCGCCGGCGGCGGTGGCGGCCTCGACGGCAGCGTCAGTAACGGGAGCGCTGGCGGGGGTGCTGGCGGGGGCGTCGGCACGACGGTGACGGCGGGTAGCTGGACCAACAATTCCTCTGTTTCCGGTGCTTATGGCGGCAATGGCGGCAATGGCGCGCCGGTCATGAACAGCGGCGGCGGCGGCGGTGGCGGCGCGGGCGTCTACGCCTCGGGCTCTGGTTCTGGTTCGGTTACGTTGATCAATAATGCCGGTGCGGCCATTCGGGGCGGCTTCGGCGGCGAGTACGCCGGATTCGGCGTCAACACCACGGGCATTGGCGGCGGCGGCGGCGGCGGAACCGGCGTTGCCGGTAGCAACTTCACCCTGACCAACGCCGGTACCATAGCCGGTGGCGGCGGTGGATACGGCTACACCGGCGGCAGCGGCGGCAACGGTGTCGGCGGTACAAACTTCAACCTGTCGAACTCCGGCAACGTGACAGGCGGCAATGGCTACAACGGCAGCCTTGGTGGCACCGGCGTTGCGGGCTCCGGCTTCACCCTCACCAACTCGGGCACGATAGCAGGCGGCCTCGGCGGCGGAAGCGGTGGAAGCGGCGTTGCCGGCAGCGGCTTCACCCTGACCAATTCCGGCACCATAACGGGCGGCAATGGCAATTATTTCACCCCTCCCCCCACTGGCGGCAACGGCGGAACCGGCGTTACCGGCAGCGGTTTCAGCCTGACCAACACCGCCACCGTAACAGGCGGCAATGGCAGCAGCGGCTTTGACTTCGACAGCGGCAACGGTGGCAACGGCGGAAGCGGCGTTGCCGGCAGCAGCTTCACCCTGGCCAATTCCGGCGCCATAACGGGCGGCAACGGCGGCAACGGCGGCGACGGCGGCGACGGCGGCGACGGCGGCAATGACAGCTATGGCCAGGATAGCCATAACAGCAACGGCAATGGTGGTCATGGCGGCGGCGGCGTCACCGGCAGCGGCTTCACCCTGACCAATACGGGTACCATAACGGGCGGCGATGGCGGCAGTGGCGACGGCGACGGCAAGGGCATCGATGGAAGCGGCGGGGTCGGCGTGACCAGCACGGGGGGATCGACGATCGTCACCTCCGGCCAGATCAGCGGCGGTGTCTCCGCTGCCGGTGTGCAGGCCGATGCCGTTGACCTCAGCGGTGGCGGCAACACGCTGAAACTGGAAAGTGGGTATGGCTTTACCGGCAATGTCGTCAGCACCAGTGGCACCACGAATGGGGGCGACACCCTGGAATTGGGCGGCACGGCCAACGGCACGTTCAACCTGTCGCAGATCGTCACGACAACGCCGACATCCTGGACCGGAACCGTTCAATATTCCGGATTCGACAGGTTTCTTGTGACCGATTCGGCGGTATGGACGCTGACCGGATCGACGAATGCCGTCTCCATCGCCGCGTCGATGCAGATCAACAACGGTGCAACGCTCCAGTTTGATAACGGCGCCGCCGGCATATCGCTCGCGGGCACCTTTACCGACAATGGAATCCTGACCATCGGGGGCAGCGCCGCCGCCGCCTCGCTGGCCGGTACCGGCACCGCCAATCTTGCCGGCATCCTGACCCTGACCAACGCCGCCGATCGTTTCAGCGGCACCATCCAGGGAACCGGCGGCCTGACCATTGCGGGGGGTAACGAGACGCTGACCGGTGCCAACACCTACAGCGGTGGCACGACGATCGAGGCCGGCACCCTGACGGTGGGAAGCAATACGGCCCTGGGAACCGGGGTGCTGGACATGGCACAGGGCACGGCGCTGGCCTTCGGAACGAATGGCCTGACGCTGGGCAATGCGATCGTCCTGAACGGCGACCCGACGGTCGAGATCGACAGCGGCACCGACACCCTGGCCGGCACGATCAGCGACGGCGCAACGCCGGGGGACCTGGTCAAGACCGGGGCCGGCACGCTGGTGCTCGCGGGCAACAGCACCTATAGCGGCGGCACCGAAGTCGCGGCCGGCACGCTGCAGGTCGACGGCGCGATCGCCAGTCCGGTGACTGTGGATACGGCGGGCACGCTGGCGGGCGCCGGCACCATCGGCACCACCACCGTCTCCGGCACGCTGGCGCCGGGTGATGCCGGCGTGGGTACGCTGCATGTGAACGGCAACCTGACCATGGCAGCGGGCTCGACCTATCAGGTGGACGTGACGCCGGCGGCGGCGCTGGGACATGTGGCGGTCACCGGTGCCGCCACGCTGCAGGGCGGCACGGTCGCGGTCACGGCGGGTGCGGGAAACTGGACGACCACGCGCTACACCATCCTGACGGCGGGCGGCGGGGTAACCGGACAGTTTGCCGGCGTGCTGACGAATCTGGCCTTCCTGACACCGACCCTGGCCTATGATTCCGACGACGTGTTCCTGAGCCTGAGGCGCAACACGCTGGATTTCGCGGGCGTCGCCACCACGCGCAACGAGGTCGCGGCCGGCAACGGGCTGTCCGGCACGACCAGCGGTGCCCTGTATGACGCGCTGGTGCAGACCGACGCGGCCACGGCGCGGCACGCGTTGAACAGCCTGTCGGGTGAACTCCACGCCTCGGCGCGCACCGCGTTGGTCCAGGACAGCTATTACGTGCGCGACGCCGCGGTCGAACGGCTGCGCGGCGTGGAGTGCGCGCCGGGTGCCGCCAGCGGCATGAAAACCGCCGCCGGAGGAAAGCCCACCGACGGCGCCTGCCAGCCGGACCGGGCATCGGTGTGGATGCAGGATTACGGCTCGTTCGGGCATAATGGCGGCAACGGCAATGCCGCCGGGATGGGCCATTCGGTCGGCGGCTTCGTGCTGGGCGCGGATGCGCCGGTGCTGGGCTGGCAGGTCGGCGGCCTGGTCGGCTACGGCCATTCCTCGTTCGACAGCGGGGCGGTGTCCTCGTACGGGCACAGCAGCAATGTCAGCCTGGGCCTGTATGCCGGCACCCACTGGGGCCGCCTGGCCCTGCGCACGGGGGCGACCTATAGCTGGAACATGCTGTCCACCACCCGCAATGTCGGGTTCACCGGGTTCTCCAACCGGCTGAACACCGACTATGACGGCGGCACCGCGCAGGCCTTCGGCGACCTGGGCTATCGCCTCGATGCCGGCCCGGCGATGATCGAGCCCTTCGCGAACGTCGCCTATGTCAACCTGCACACCAACGGCTACATTGAGCATGGCGGCCCGGCGGCGCTGGCCGGCCGGGCCATGGATACCGGCGTCACCTACTTGTTTGGTCCCGGGATTTGGTGGTGCATTATTTTCACATGA
- a CDS encoding SurE domain-containing protein, whose protein sequence is MRWDTARTLAAGVIRRMLPLDWATGACLNVNFPDCPAGQAGAPILTSQGTGLLDGADILPRTDPRNGQDHWLTLTRSPRADEAGTETAALAAGHIAVTPLRFERTDDAVLARMRARWDSAPRP, encoded by the coding sequence GTGCGCTGGGACACCGCGCGCACGCTGGCCGCCGGGGTGATCCGCCGCATGCTGCCGCTGGACTGGGCCACCGGCGCCTGCCTGAACGTCAATTTTCCCGATTGCCCGGCCGGCCAGGCCGGCGCGCCGATCCTGACCAGCCAGGGGACGGGCCTGCTGGACGGGGCTGATATCCTGCCGCGCACCGACCCGCGCAACGGGCAGGATCACTGGCTGACCCTGACGCGATCCCCCAGGGCGGACGAGGCCGGCACCGAAACGGCGGCCCTCGCCGCCGGCCACATCGCGGTCACGCCCCTGCGGTTCGAACGCACCGACGATGCCGTCCTGGCGCGCATGCGCGCCAGGTGGGACTCCGCCCCCAGGCCCTGA
- a CDS encoding JAB domain-containing protein, with product MTRTGGDGGKAPRQSAPFKETGPTGHRARMRARVLASGAGSLADYEIIEMLLFSGVPRRDTKPMAKALLNRFGSLGALLSAPADALRAAGLSDRVALPLMLPASVAERLSRPDPLTRTPMRDWDAVLAYCDTVLTGAPPGQLRILFLDSSNHIIADEALDAALDTGELDLVQRHILLRALDLHATAFVGIRIAPVWPPPAALVERDAVLMQAISYHAQNLSLTVQDHLILHHGQWLSLRQQRRL from the coding sequence ATGACACGGACGGGCGGGGATGGGGGGAAAGCCCCCCGACAGAGTGCCCCGTTCAAGGAGACCGGCCCCACCGGGCACCGCGCCCGGATGCGCGCGCGCGTGCTGGCATCGGGCGCCGGGTCGCTGGCCGATTACGAAATTATTGAAATGCTGCTGTTTTCCGGCGTGCCGCGCCGCGATACCAAGCCGATGGCCAAGGCGCTGCTGAACCGGTTCGGCAGCCTGGGCGCCCTGCTGTCGGCGCCGGCCGATGCCCTGCGCGCGGCGGGCCTGTCGGACCGGGTGGCGCTGCCGCTGATGCTGCCGGCCAGCGTGGCCGAGCGTCTGTCGCGCCCCGACCCGCTGACGCGCACGCCCATGCGCGACTGGGATGCCGTGCTGGCCTATTGCGACACGGTCCTGACCGGCGCACCGCCCGGCCAGTTGCGGATTCTCTTCCTCGACAGCAGCAACCACATCATCGCCGACGAAGCCCTGGACGCCGCGCTGGATACGGGGGAACTGGACCTGGTGCAGCGCCATATCCTGCTGCGCGCGCTCGACCTGCACGCCACCGCCTTCGTCGGCATCCGCATCGCCCCGGTCTGGCCGCCCCCCGCGGCGCTGGTCGAGCGTGACGCCGTGCTGATGCAGGCTATTTCCTACCATGCGCAGAACCTGTCCCTGACGGTGCAGGACCACCTGATCCTGCACCATGGCCAGTGGCTCAGCCTGCGGCAGCAGCGGCGGCTATAG
- a CDS encoding JAB domain-containing protein, translating into MNLPPTDRAGAPGGSPHDAADDTALLASILALALPPGADPADAARALLARFGTIGAVFAADPAELASAVAGRLQIRVIVPLLREAAIRLMRARIRQGDLLSCHDALMAYLQASLARDTVEQFRVLFLDRGTRLIADEVLAQGTIDQTPVYPREVMRRAIQLKASELILVHNHPGWNPTPSREDIAMTRRLAQIATVLGLTVRDHVIVGNGASISFRQAGLL; encoded by the coding sequence ATGAACCTGCCCCCCACGGACCGTGCGGGCGCCCCTGGCGGCTCCCCACACGACGCTGCGGACGATACCGCGCTGCTGGCCTCGATTCTGGCCCTGGCCCTGCCGCCCGGTGCCGATCCGGCGGATGCCGCCCGTGCGTTGCTGGCGCGTTTCGGCACCATCGGCGCGGTCTTCGCCGCCGACCCGGCGGAACTGGCCTCGGCCGTCGCGGGACGGTTGCAAATCCGCGTGATCGTCCCGCTACTGCGCGAAGCCGCGATCCGCCTGATGCGCGCCCGCATCAGGCAGGGCGACCTGCTGTCCTGCCACGATGCGCTGATGGCCTATCTGCAGGCGTCGCTGGCGCGGGACACGGTCGAACAGTTCCGCGTCCTGTTCCTGGACCGTGGTACGCGGCTGATCGCCGATGAGGTCCTGGCCCAGGGCACGATCGACCAGACCCCGGTCTACCCGCGCGAGGTCATGCGCCGCGCCATCCAGCTGAAGGCCAGCGAACTGATCCTGGTCCACAACCACCCCGGCTGGAACCCGACCCCGTCGCGCGAGGATATCGCCATGACCCGCCGGCTGGCGCAGATCGCCACCGTGCTGGGCCTGACGGTCCGCGATCACGTGATCGTCGGAAACGGCGCTTCGATCAGCTTCCGCCAAGCGGGCCTGCTTTAA
- a CDS encoding HAD hydrolase-like protein, producing MNVLSSLNRHDAVLLDLDGTIVDSRAGIIGSLHDSLCDLGHEPDPEEDLTWVVGPPLHDLVARVLQHYGDDRAEEAVRLYRYHYERHGMHRSAVFAGMQDVIETVAASGARLFLATSKPVHLARAILDLRGLTKYFTALYGARPDDSGAEKPELIGQLLREHAIAAGRAVMVGDRRYDISGAHANHVRALGALWGYGGEEELTEAGADALVADPGELLAAIRSQLAAAHLHPAAE from the coding sequence ATGAATGTCCTGTCGTCCTTGAACCGTCACGATGCGGTTCTTCTTGATCTCGATGGCACGATCGTCGATTCTCGTGCCGGAATTATCGGCTCCCTGCACGATTCGTTGTGCGATCTTGGGCATGAACCCGATCCCGAGGAAGACCTGACCTGGGTAGTCGGCCCCCCGCTGCACGATCTGGTCGCCCGGGTCTTGCAACATTATGGCGACGACCGGGCCGAAGAGGCTGTCCGACTCTATCGCTATCACTACGAACGCCACGGCATGCATCGCAGTGCCGTGTTCGCCGGCATGCAGGATGTCATCGAAACGGTGGCGGCATCCGGCGCGCGGCTGTTCCTGGCGACGTCCAAGCCGGTGCATCTGGCGCGCGCGATCCTGGATCTGCGCGGGCTGACGAAATATTTCACCGCCTTGTACGGCGCGCGGCCCGATGACAGCGGGGCGGAAAAACCGGAACTGATCGGGCAGTTGCTGCGCGAGCACGCAATTGCGGCCGGCCGCGCCGTCATGGTCGGCGACCGTCGCTACGACATCAGCGGGGCGCATGCGAATCATGTCCGGGCGCTGGGCGCGCTTTGGGGCTATGGCGGCGAGGAAGAACTGACCGAGGCCGGGGCGGATGCCCTGGTGGCCGATCCCGGCGAGCTTCTGGCCGCGATCCGCAGCCAGCTTGCGGCGGCGCACCTGCACCCCGCTGCGGAATGA